In Ipomoea triloba cultivar NCNSP0323 chromosome 7, ASM357664v1, a single genomic region encodes these proteins:
- the LOC116024851 gene encoding uncharacterized protein LOC116024851 has product MGSLSWVFSNPHFRPSPPLRPQNNLRRISTAVSCRKPEPSAMSCSQPPAHKKIISQKSLVPVAMALAVFMSSSPANAGFLSGFSGIESVPGPELPQIDFLNRWNEANQKKYAEADARFKESPLLKQLLEKSKLNKEKNRQSIQDKYCIRGAEWGVGDCSTEGMTPEERDSFISALKQKAGVEE; this is encoded by the exons ATGGGCTCTCTATCGTGGGTCTTCTCGAACCCACACTTCCGCCCGTCGCCGCCTCTCCGCCCGCAAAACAACCTCCGACGCATTTCTACCGCCGTTAGTTGTCGGAAACCGGAGCCGTCCGCCATGTCCTGCTCTCAACCACCCGCCCACAAAAAGATAATCTCTCAGAAGTCTCTTGTTCCCGTAGCTATGGCGCTCGCTGTTTTCATGTCCTCCTCTCCAG CTAATGCTGGATTTCTGTCGGGCTTCAGTGGGATAGAATCAGTTCCCGGTCCAGAGTTACCTCAGATCGACTTCCTGAATCGCTGGAATG aaGCAAATCAGAAGAAGTATGCGGAGGCGGATGCCAGATTCAAAGAGTCTCCCCTGCTTAAACAGTTGCTCGAGAAGTCCAAGCTAAATAAAGAGAA AAACCGACAGTCCATTCAAGACAAGTATTGTATCCGAGGAGCTGAGTGGGGCGTTGGGGACTGCTCTACCGAAGGAATGACACCAGAAGAAAGGGACAGCTTCATTTCCGCGTTGAAGCAGAAGGCGGGAGTAGAAGAATAG
- the LOC116025735 gene encoding protein GDAP2 homolog isoform X1 gives MYRPGAATTNRGGVPTDSVDSVVTLDQVPRWIDAEQRYLYANEDPAFPNTYFPDPLAPASGTESNENGILSKFPVDHEVNSKIYLWRGDPWNLEVDAVVNSTNENLDEAHSSPGLHAAAGPGLAEECATLGGCRTGMAKVTKAYDLPARRVIHTVGPKYAIKYHTAAENALSHCYRSCLELLIENGLQSIAMGCIYTESKNYPREPAAHVAIRTVRRFLEKQEDQIKAIVFCTTTSADTEIYKRLLPLYFPRDKQEEAIAITKLPADVGDENGETVIDERKIRIKPLPKTKKAVPRESQTTLDIPINDVGLVRRNSSYLDSYLDPTFMSLIKDPDQRRKEQWERTIEEQNRWNCFKMLGYGDLGGPPLSAAEEYSLHSRYLAKANSVNLSDIAEMKIIYRGGVDSEGRPVLVIVGAHFLLRCLDLERFILHVVKEFEPLIQKPYTIVYFHSAASLQMQPDLGWMKRLQQILGRKHQRNLHAIYVLHPTFGLKAAIFALQLLVDNERMHVIDSQAWKKVVYVDRLLQLFRYVPREQLTIPDFVFQHDLEVNGGKGLIVDPRTKYVHQRP, from the exons ATGTATCGGCCTGGGGCAGCCACCACCAACCGCGGTGGAGTACCTACTGATAGTGTAGATTCTGTGGTGACACTAGATCAAGTTCCGCGTTGGATTGATGCAGAGCAGAGGTACTTGTACGCGAATGAAGATCCTGCTTTTCCTAATACATATTTCCCAGATCCTTTGGCACCTGCTTCTGGGACTGAGAGTAATGAGAATGGTATCCTTTCCAAGTTTCCAGTTGATCATGAGGTGAACTCCAAGATATATTTGTGGAGAGGGGACCCTTGGAATCTTGAGGTGGATGCTGTAGTTAACTCAACCAATGAG AACTTGGATGAAGCTCACAGCAGCCCTGGTCTGCATGCTGCCGCTGGACCTGGTCTTGCAGAAGAATGTGCAACACTG GGTGGCTGCAGAACAGGAATGGCGAAAGTTACTAAAGCATATGATCTTCCAGCTAG GAGGGTTATACACACAGTTGGCCCCAAATATGCCATCAAATATCATACTGCAGCAGAAAATGCGCTTAGTCATTGCTATCGCTCTTGCCTTGAACTCTTAATTGAGAATGGCCTTCAAAG TATTGCGATGGGCTGTATTTATACAGAAAGCAAGAATTATCCACGAGAACCTGCTGCTCATGTGGCAATAA GAACTGTACGGAGGTTTCTTGAGAAACAGGAGGACCAGATAAAGGCAATTGTGTTTTGTACAACGACGTCAGCTGATACAGAGATATATAAAAG ATTGCTTCCTCTCTACTTTCCTCGCGATAAACAGGAAGAGGCTATAGCCATTACAAAACTTCCTGCAGATGTTGGGGATGAGAATGGCGAGACAGTTATAGATGAACGTAAAATCAGAATAAAGCCTCTTCCAAAGACCAAAAAGGCTGTTCCAAGGGAATCACAGACCACTCTTGATATCCCCATCAATGATGTTGGATTAGTAAGAAG GAATTCGTCCTATTTGGATTCATATTTGGATCCTACGTTTATGTCCCTTATCAAGGATCCTGATCAGCGAAGGAAGGAACAGTGGGAAAGAACTATTGAAGAGCAAAACCGATGGAACTGCTTTAAAATGCTTGGATATGGTGACCTTGGTGGGCCTCCTCTGTCAGCTGCTGAAGAATACTCACTTCATTCCAGATATCTCGCTAAAGCGAATTCTGTGAATCTGTCAGACATTGCAGAGATGAAGATTAT TTACCGAGGTGGGGTAGACAGTGAGGGTCGCCCAGTTCTGGTGATTGTGGGGGCTCATTTTCTGCTCAGATGTCTTGATCTGGAGAGGTTTATTCTTCATGTTGTAAAG GAGTTTGAGCCATTGATACAGAAGCCTTATACTATTGTTTACTTTCATTCTGCAGCTTCTTTACAGAT GCAACCGGATTTGGGATGGATGAAGAGGTTACAACAAATTCTTGGCCGGAAGCACCAACGCAACCTTCAT GCAATATATGTGCTTCACCCAACTTTTGGACTAAAAGCCGCAATTTTTGCATTGCAACTTCTTGTTGATAACGAG CGCATGCATGTTATTGATTCCCAGGCATGGAAAAAAGTTGTATACGTTGATCGCCTTCTCCAACTATTCAGATACGTTCCACGCGAACAGCTTACAATCCCGGATTTTGTGTTTCA GCACGATTTAGAAGTGAACGGTGGAAAGGGACTCATCGTGGATCCCAGAACGAAATATGTTCATCAGAGACCATGA
- the LOC116025735 gene encoding protein GDAP2 homolog isoform X2, producing the protein MYRPGAATTNRGGVPTDSVDSVVTLDQVPRWIDAEQRYLYANEDPAFPNTYFPDPLAPASGTESNENGILSKFPVDHEVNSKIYLWRGDPWNLEVDAVVNSTNENLDEAHSSPGLHAAAGPGLAEECATLGGCRTGMAKVTKAYDLPARRVIHTVGPKYAIKYHTAAENALSHCYRSCLELLIENGLQSIAMGCIYTESKNYPREPAAHVAIRTVRRFLEKQEDQIKAIVFCTTTSADTEIYKRLLPLYFPRDKQEEAIAITKLPADVGDENGETVIDERKIRIKPLPKTKKAVPRESQTTLDIPINDVGLVRRNSSYLDSYLDPTFMSLIKDPDQRRKEQWERTIEEQNRWNCFKMLGYGDLGGPPLSAAEEYSLHSRYLAKANSVNLSDIAEMKIIYRGGVDSEGRPVLVIVGAHFLLRCLDLERFILHVVKEFEPLIQKPYTIVYFHSAASLQMQPDLGWMKRLQQILGRKHQRNLHAIYVLHPTFGLKAAIFALQLLVDNEAWKKVVYVDRLLQLFRYVPREQLTIPDFVFQHDLEVNGGKGLIVDPRTKYVHQRP; encoded by the exons ATGTATCGGCCTGGGGCAGCCACCACCAACCGCGGTGGAGTACCTACTGATAGTGTAGATTCTGTGGTGACACTAGATCAAGTTCCGCGTTGGATTGATGCAGAGCAGAGGTACTTGTACGCGAATGAAGATCCTGCTTTTCCTAATACATATTTCCCAGATCCTTTGGCACCTGCTTCTGGGACTGAGAGTAATGAGAATGGTATCCTTTCCAAGTTTCCAGTTGATCATGAGGTGAACTCCAAGATATATTTGTGGAGAGGGGACCCTTGGAATCTTGAGGTGGATGCTGTAGTTAACTCAACCAATGAG AACTTGGATGAAGCTCACAGCAGCCCTGGTCTGCATGCTGCCGCTGGACCTGGTCTTGCAGAAGAATGTGCAACACTG GGTGGCTGCAGAACAGGAATGGCGAAAGTTACTAAAGCATATGATCTTCCAGCTAG GAGGGTTATACACACAGTTGGCCCCAAATATGCCATCAAATATCATACTGCAGCAGAAAATGCGCTTAGTCATTGCTATCGCTCTTGCCTTGAACTCTTAATTGAGAATGGCCTTCAAAG TATTGCGATGGGCTGTATTTATACAGAAAGCAAGAATTATCCACGAGAACCTGCTGCTCATGTGGCAATAA GAACTGTACGGAGGTTTCTTGAGAAACAGGAGGACCAGATAAAGGCAATTGTGTTTTGTACAACGACGTCAGCTGATACAGAGATATATAAAAG ATTGCTTCCTCTCTACTTTCCTCGCGATAAACAGGAAGAGGCTATAGCCATTACAAAACTTCCTGCAGATGTTGGGGATGAGAATGGCGAGACAGTTATAGATGAACGTAAAATCAGAATAAAGCCTCTTCCAAAGACCAAAAAGGCTGTTCCAAGGGAATCACAGACCACTCTTGATATCCCCATCAATGATGTTGGATTAGTAAGAAG GAATTCGTCCTATTTGGATTCATATTTGGATCCTACGTTTATGTCCCTTATCAAGGATCCTGATCAGCGAAGGAAGGAACAGTGGGAAAGAACTATTGAAGAGCAAAACCGATGGAACTGCTTTAAAATGCTTGGATATGGTGACCTTGGTGGGCCTCCTCTGTCAGCTGCTGAAGAATACTCACTTCATTCCAGATATCTCGCTAAAGCGAATTCTGTGAATCTGTCAGACATTGCAGAGATGAAGATTAT TTACCGAGGTGGGGTAGACAGTGAGGGTCGCCCAGTTCTGGTGATTGTGGGGGCTCATTTTCTGCTCAGATGTCTTGATCTGGAGAGGTTTATTCTTCATGTTGTAAAG GAGTTTGAGCCATTGATACAGAAGCCTTATACTATTGTTTACTTTCATTCTGCAGCTTCTTTACAGAT GCAACCGGATTTGGGATGGATGAAGAGGTTACAACAAATTCTTGGCCGGAAGCACCAACGCAACCTTCAT GCAATATATGTGCTTCACCCAACTTTTGGACTAAAAGCCGCAATTTTTGCATTGCAACTTCTTGTTGATAACGAG GCATGGAAAAAAGTTGTATACGTTGATCGCCTTCTCCAACTATTCAGATACGTTCCACGCGAACAGCTTACAATCCCGGATTTTGTGTTTCA GCACGATTTAGAAGTGAACGGTGGAAAGGGACTCATCGTGGATCCCAGAACGAAATATGTTCATCAGAGACCATGA
- the LOC116025735 gene encoding protein GDAP2 homolog isoform X3 encodes MYRPGAATTNRGGVPTDSVDSVVTLDQVPRWIDAEQRYLYANEDPAFPNTYFPDPLAPASGTESNENGILSKFPVDHEVNSKIYLWRGDPWNLEVDAVVNSTNENLDEAHSSPGLHAAAGPGLAEECATLGGCRTGMAKVTKAYDLPARRVIHTVGPKYAIKYHTAAENALSHCYRSCLELLIENGLQSIAMGCIYTESKNYPREPAAHVAIRTVRRFLEKQEDQIKAIVFCTTTSADTEIYKRLLPLYFPRDKQEEAIAITKLPADVGDENGETVIDERKIRIKPLPKTKKAVPRESQTTLDIPINDVGLVRRNSSYLDSYLDPTFMSLIKDPDQRRKEQWERTIEEQNRWNCFKMLGYGDLGGPPLSAAEEYSLHSRYLAKANSVNLSDIAEMKIIYRGGVDSEGRPVLVIVGAHFLLRCLDLERFILHVVKEFEPLIQKPYTIVYFHSAASLQILTDLSMWMLSISPYQ; translated from the exons ATGTATCGGCCTGGGGCAGCCACCACCAACCGCGGTGGAGTACCTACTGATAGTGTAGATTCTGTGGTGACACTAGATCAAGTTCCGCGTTGGATTGATGCAGAGCAGAGGTACTTGTACGCGAATGAAGATCCTGCTTTTCCTAATACATATTTCCCAGATCCTTTGGCACCTGCTTCTGGGACTGAGAGTAATGAGAATGGTATCCTTTCCAAGTTTCCAGTTGATCATGAGGTGAACTCCAAGATATATTTGTGGAGAGGGGACCCTTGGAATCTTGAGGTGGATGCTGTAGTTAACTCAACCAATGAG AACTTGGATGAAGCTCACAGCAGCCCTGGTCTGCATGCTGCCGCTGGACCTGGTCTTGCAGAAGAATGTGCAACACTG GGTGGCTGCAGAACAGGAATGGCGAAAGTTACTAAAGCATATGATCTTCCAGCTAG GAGGGTTATACACACAGTTGGCCCCAAATATGCCATCAAATATCATACTGCAGCAGAAAATGCGCTTAGTCATTGCTATCGCTCTTGCCTTGAACTCTTAATTGAGAATGGCCTTCAAAG TATTGCGATGGGCTGTATTTATACAGAAAGCAAGAATTATCCACGAGAACCTGCTGCTCATGTGGCAATAA GAACTGTACGGAGGTTTCTTGAGAAACAGGAGGACCAGATAAAGGCAATTGTGTTTTGTACAACGACGTCAGCTGATACAGAGATATATAAAAG ATTGCTTCCTCTCTACTTTCCTCGCGATAAACAGGAAGAGGCTATAGCCATTACAAAACTTCCTGCAGATGTTGGGGATGAGAATGGCGAGACAGTTATAGATGAACGTAAAATCAGAATAAAGCCTCTTCCAAAGACCAAAAAGGCTGTTCCAAGGGAATCACAGACCACTCTTGATATCCCCATCAATGATGTTGGATTAGTAAGAAG GAATTCGTCCTATTTGGATTCATATTTGGATCCTACGTTTATGTCCCTTATCAAGGATCCTGATCAGCGAAGGAAGGAACAGTGGGAAAGAACTATTGAAGAGCAAAACCGATGGAACTGCTTTAAAATGCTTGGATATGGTGACCTTGGTGGGCCTCCTCTGTCAGCTGCTGAAGAATACTCACTTCATTCCAGATATCTCGCTAAAGCGAATTCTGTGAATCTGTCAGACATTGCAGAGATGAAGATTAT TTACCGAGGTGGGGTAGACAGTGAGGGTCGCCCAGTTCTGGTGATTGTGGGGGCTCATTTTCTGCTCAGATGTCTTGATCTGGAGAGGTTTATTCTTCATGTTGTAAAG GAGTTTGAGCCATTGATACAGAAGCCTTATACTATTGTTTACTTTCATTCTGCAGCTTCTTTACAGAT TTTAACGGATTTGTCTATGTGGATGCTTTCCATTTCACCCTATCAATGA
- the LOC116025048 gene encoding uncharacterized protein LOC116025048, which produces MGTQVHEKGVLPGYYSMRDLNEDSTSSNWPLIYGDRAVANGQYCNGFTSRSVVDACSGYNKDAVKQKMLEHEAIFKNQVSELHRLYRIQRDMMEEVKKKELNKNRMSLEPSSSSSILGSQVPYEDAHKWHVTGFPLTNSGYARPCTSSTEMGNSLLSCTQGSDAQSGRVQLQNGCSSKNCEAFEARPSKVRKKLFDLQFSADQYIDTEEGKQLQDSKESIFPSYPASGNFTIARESSMKSFLGGGEKTDSQKDASMSHLRLRSVNGLADLNEPPQLEEATIPPPVDFLGHCASYKEPETRNVTAKPNPGFLAPPEMMWNTNHGTSNGPPSSPFMESKGKERDWLSYKYEAGHTKSSVSPLPQCLEQNKLLTPFHPVEARLGKAHQNPGIHHAHSTRDDLWRARAGCGLETLDKSRENSNCSRLEPGATSLLPHPHHLGNSSEISNSWSCSVSNCGGRPTSSLTQKLTSLHTSASLNSSTDVSRNSHRYSHSHETIGDKWHANGSSIVNPGGLGSELPVQNGFYHGSSSGLREPTVRFPSVFFNTPNDNKGYKVLSGCSTNHQHGKFLVGSNLTGPKSAKDFDLNVADDVTTKQDEEFVDDKRKLEDSVAKFPWLKSKPVQKNEGKVPNSDSEFIRSSSTPFCKGDMSKNLNEILIQNAASTLSDIGAKEVSGTQNVRKILGVPIENRCASKNESPVSNSATIPSLPEGENIRNDKKNIVIDINVAFDASIAESEDQAARELHAADSMDSKATGIRNHFDLNSCITEDEDLLGPCVVSNNVKARTVLEIDLEAPVVLDNEENNVPEEEHKRNEASLQLPEQKVEQAQDEVARIAAESIVAISSVVDGTRLNPSEDPLTESLRWFVNAVSSGINGVEGKSSKEIVSKNGAPNDNSCSEEIDYFEAMTLQLTETKEEDYMPKPFVPEFQNVEDSAVTSVSNRTRKGPGRRGRQRRDFQRDILPGLTSLSRHEVTEDLQTFGGLMRATGHPWTSGLTRRNGTRNGGGRGRRRRAAAIIDSEPALVSTPPTTSLMHQHNTIESSLEDRSLTGWGKTTRRPRRQRCPATGNLSAIPLS; this is translated from the exons ATGGGAACCCAAGTGCACGAGAAAGGCGTCTTGCCGGGTTATTACTCCATGAGGGACCTTAATGAGGATTCTACTAGTAGTAATTGGCCCCTGATTTATGGAGATAGGGCCGTAGCAAATGGGCAATATTGTAATGGTTTCACGTCGAGGAGTGTTGTGGATGCCTGTTCAGGATACAACAAGGATGCAGTAAAACAGAAAATGCTCGAACACGAGGCAATATTCAAGAACCAG GTTTCGGAACTCCACCGCCTTTACAGAATCCAGAGGGACATGATGGAAGaagttaaaaagaaagaacTAAATAAAAATCGGATGTCATTGGAGCCATCATCTTCGTCTAGCATTCTAGGATCTCAAGTGCCGTACGAAGATGCTCATAAATGGCACGTTACCGGCTTTCCTTTGACAAATTCTGGTTACGCTAGACCGTGTACGTCTAGTACCGAAATGGGTAATTCTCTGTTAAGTTGTACACAGGGAAGCGATGCACAGTCTGGTCGAGTTCAATTGCAAAATGGATGTTCCTCGAAAAACTGTGAAGCATTCGAGGCTAGGCCATCGAAAGTGCGGAAAAAATTGTTCGATCTTCAATTCTCGGCTGATCAGTACATCGATACTGAAGAAGGCAAACAGTTGCAAGATTCTAAAGAATCCATCTTCCCGAGCTACCCTGCTAGTGGAAATTTTACTATTGCACGAGAGAGTAGTATGAAATCGTTTCTTGGAGGCGGTGAAAAAACTGATTCCCAAAAAGATGCTTCGATGTCACATTTACGTTTAAGAAGTGTAAATGGGTTGGCTGATCTGAACGAACCTCCTCAGCTCGAAGAAGCAACTATTCCACCGCCCGTTGATTTTCTTGGTCATTGTGCTAGCTACAAAGAGCCTGAAACCCGAAATGTTACTGCTAAACCAAATCCCGGCTTTTTAGCTCCACCTGAAATGATGTGGAACACTAACCACGGAACTTCCAATGGCCCCCCGAGTAGTCCATTTATGGAGAGTAAGGGAAAAGAGCGAGACTGGCTCTCCTATAAATATGAAGCAG GTCACACTAAAAGTAGTGTCAGCCCGTTACCTCAATGTCTTGAACAAAATAAGTTACTTACACCTTTTCATCCAGTTGAAGCTAGACTCGGGAAAGCTCATCAAAATCCCGGAATTCATCACGCTCACAGTACTAGGGATGACCTGTGGAGAGCGAGGGCAGGTTGTGGTTTAGAAACCCTTGATAAAAGTCGTGAAAACTCCAATTGTAGCCGTCTCGAACCTGGTGCAACGTCTCTGTTGCCCCATCCGCATCATTTAGGTAATTCCTCCGAGATTTCCAACTCATGGTCATGTTCCGTCTCCAATTGCGGTGGCAGGCCAACGAGTAGCCTGACTCAGAAGTTAACATCGCTCCATACAAGTGCGTCTTTGAACTCGTCTACAGATGTGAGTAGAAACTCGCACCGTTATTCTCACAGCCATGAAACTATCGGAGACAAGTGGCACGCCAATGGCAGCTCTATAGTGAATCCCGGGGGTTTGGGCAGTGAGCTACCTGTCCAGAATGGGTTTTACCATGGATCTTCATCGGGGTTGAGGGAACCAACCGTTCGCTTCCCTTCAGTTTTTTTTAACACTCCGAACGATAACAagggctataaagtattgtctGGATGCTCTACTAACCATCAACATGGGAAGTTTCTTGTTGGCTCCAACTTAACAGGCCCTAAGTCGGCAAAGGATTTTGACCTGAATGTTGCGGATGATGTCACCACGAAGCAAGATGAAGAGTTCGTTGATGATAAAAGAAAGCTTGAAGACAGTGTAGCTAAATTTCCTTGGCTTAAATCTAAGCCTGTTCAGAAAAACGAGGGGAAAGTTCCAAACTCTGATTCTGAATTCATTCGGTCTTCTTCGACTCCATTTTGCAAGGGTGACATGTCGAAGAATCTCAATGAAATCCTCATCCAAAATGCTGCCTCGACTTTGAGTGATATTGGGGCCAAGGAGGTGTCGGGGACTCAAAATGTCAGAAAAATTCTCGGGGTTCCTATTGAAAATCGTTGTGCTTCCAAAAACGAGTCTCCTGTTTCAAATTCAGCAACCATTCCTTCCTTGCCCGAAGGAGAAAATATCAGAAATGACAAGAAGAATATTGTGATCGATATCAATGTGGCTTTTGACGCTTCAATTGCAGAGTCCGAGGATCAAGCTGCCCGAGAACTTCATGCTGCAGATAGTATGGACTCAAAAGCTACCGGTATCAGAAACCACTTCGATTTGAACTCGTGTATTACTGAGGATGAGGATCTATTAGGGCCCTGTGTTGTGAGCAATAATGTCAAAGCAAGGACGGTATTGGAGATAGATTTGGAGGCTCCTGTTGTTTTAGACAACGAGGAAAATAATGTACCCGAGGAAGAGCATAAACGAAATGAGGCATCTTTGCAGTTGCCTGAGCAAAAGGTTGAGCAAGCACAGGATGAAGTTGCGAGGATTGCTGCAGAATCAATAGTTGCCATCTCATCGGTTGTAGATGGGACCCGTCTTAATCCATCTGAAGATCCTTTGACAGAATCGCTTCGGTGGTTTGTCAATGCTGTCTCTTCGGGCATCAATGGAGTTGAGGGCAAGTCGAGCAAAGAAATAGTAAGCAAGAATGGTGCTCCTAACGATAATTCTTGTTCGGAGGAAATAGATTATTTCGAGGCTATGACATTGCAACTAACAGAGACAAAGGAAGAAGACTACATGCCTAAACCATTTGTTCCCGAGTTCCAAAATGTGGAAGATAGTGCGGTGACTTCGGTCTCAAATCGAACCCGAAAGGGTCCAGGAAGGAGGGGAAGGCAGCGAAGGGACTTTCAGAGGGACATCCTTCCCGGTCTGACTTCCTTGTCGAGACACGAAGTGACCGAAGACCTTCAGACGTTTGGAGGATTAATGAGAGCTACGGGTCATCCCTGGACCTCGGGATTGACAAGAAGGAACGGAACCAGAAATGGCGGTGGAAGGGGAAGGCGACGACGGGCTGCTGCCATTATTGACAGCGAGCCCGCCCTCGTTTCAACCCCACCAACCACTTCCCTAATGCATCAACACAACACTATCGAATCCAGTTTGGAGGACAGAAGCCTAACGGGATGGGGAAAGACAACTAGGCGCCCTCGAAGGCAAAGATGTCCCGCCACGGGTAACCTTTCTGCAATCCCGTTGTCGTAA